The following are encoded in a window of Halosolutus halophilus genomic DNA:
- a CDS encoding TIGR00341 family protein encodes MRLVQVFVPHGDLELVLETATAMGVDYAVSEQTSRGEFEALVSIPVPPAAVEPFLSELRAAGLHEDSYTVVTAAETIVSDRTADLTGEFTGTRISREELQARAADLAPAASTYFVLLVVSTAIATAGLLLDSAATIIGAMVVAPLMGPALAASVGVVVDDDELATRGVVLQVVGLVVAVATAAGIGWVLRGTVLLPPGFDITTVPQITERTTPSVLALFLALGSGVAGVVSLVRNVGSVLVGVAIAVALVPPAATAGLGIAWGHPTVVVTAGTLVLVNLLSINLTALILLWLSGYRPHRSDRIDHVYGRLRSRVVVLLVAIAVLSVVLGGVTYGTYRTAAVEHDVQTELEAMNDDPAFDDLRFREVGVDYELVDVFTGSQPSVTLVVERPPGEQEPDDFADRVRERLESATGVDLEVTVELVDTQRSG; translated from the coding sequence ATGCGTCTGGTACAGGTATTCGTGCCACACGGCGATCTGGAACTCGTTCTCGAGACGGCAACGGCGATGGGCGTCGATTACGCCGTCTCCGAGCAAACGAGTCGCGGGGAGTTCGAGGCGCTCGTCTCGATCCCGGTCCCGCCGGCCGCCGTCGAGCCGTTTCTCTCGGAGCTTCGAGCCGCTGGCCTCCACGAGGACTCGTATACGGTCGTCACGGCCGCGGAAACGATCGTCTCGGACCGAACGGCGGATCTGACCGGCGAGTTCACTGGCACCAGGATCTCCCGGGAGGAACTTCAGGCGCGGGCGGCGGATCTCGCACCCGCTGCGTCGACCTACTTCGTGCTGCTCGTGGTGAGTACTGCCATCGCGACGGCCGGACTGTTGCTCGACTCCGCGGCGACGATCATCGGTGCGATGGTCGTCGCCCCGTTGATGGGGCCCGCACTCGCCGCGAGCGTCGGCGTCGTCGTGGACGACGACGAACTCGCGACGCGGGGTGTCGTCCTTCAGGTGGTCGGACTCGTGGTCGCAGTCGCGACCGCGGCAGGGATCGGCTGGGTGCTCAGGGGGACGGTGTTGCTCCCGCCGGGGTTCGACATCACGACGGTCCCCCAGATCACCGAGCGGACCACGCCGAGCGTCCTCGCGCTATTTCTCGCTCTCGGTTCCGGCGTGGCCGGCGTCGTCAGTCTCGTCCGTAACGTCGGATCGGTCCTCGTCGGCGTCGCCATCGCGGTGGCACTCGTGCCGCCCGCTGCCACCGCCGGACTCGGTATCGCCTGGGGCCACCCGACTGTCGTCGTCACCGCCGGTACGCTCGTGCTGGTCAACCTGCTCTCGATCAACCTCACCGCGCTGATCTTGCTGTGGCTCTCTGGCTATCGTCCGCACCGATCGGACCGAATCGACCACGTCTACGGCCGGTTGCGCTCGCGAGTCGTCGTGCTCCTCGTCGCGATCGCGGTGCTGTCGGTCGTTCTCGGCGGCGTCACCTACGGAACCTACCGGACGGCGGCGGTCGAACACGACGTCCAGACCGAACTCGAGGCGATGAACGACGACCCCGCCTTCGATGACCTTCGGTTTCGGGAAGTCGGCGTCGACTACGAACTCGTGGACGTTTTTACCGGCAGCCAACCGTCGGTGACTCTGGTCGTCGAACGCCCGCCCGGCGAGCAAGAACCCGACGATTTCGCCGATCGCGTGCGCGAGCGACTGGAATCGGCGACCGGCGTCGACCTCGAGGTCACCGTCGAACTGGTCGACACGCAGCGAAGCGGGTGA
- the citE gene encoding L-malyl-CoA/beta-methylmalyl-CoA lyase, producing MTEDIRLCRTFQTAPAAVPKDDSAKYLRSGLEAEGFQAPDWLVPDMEDGTAPNMKAEGLENTIDLVPEYEFPGEIWPRVEWSYEDDSFRDRGREQIDRLVAEIGDDIEGVVVPKVGRVEDVKRAAEAVAEAEAEHGYADGSIRLSIIVETGRARSDLREISKFGENSRLTALVFGPVDYAAELGARDLGDGRPRWDALLEELSNEASAADLLAIGGPFDDLFKERAGLTYYNADAYADQVEHEAHLGLDGSWSLYPKQTIQANTIHMPSHEELERDVGKIERFNEAKAEGTGAVTLDGQMVDEATFKVFRNTVQQVRAIDETRPEQTEDYYDEDLLDRTRDLELSYT from the coding sequence ATGACCGAAGACATCCGACTCTGCCGAACCTTCCAGACCGCACCGGCCGCCGTTCCGAAAGACGACTCGGCGAAGTACCTCCGCTCCGGCCTCGAGGCCGAGGGGTTCCAGGCACCCGACTGGCTCGTCCCCGACATGGAGGACGGCACCGCCCCGAACATGAAGGCCGAGGGCCTGGAGAACACGATCGACCTCGTTCCCGAGTACGAGTTCCCCGGCGAGATCTGGCCTCGTGTCGAGTGGAGCTACGAGGACGACTCCTTCCGCGATCGCGGCCGCGAACAGATCGACCGGCTCGTCGCCGAGATCGGCGACGACATCGAGGGCGTCGTCGTCCCGAAGGTCGGCCGCGTCGAGGACGTGAAACGCGCCGCCGAAGCGGTCGCCGAGGCCGAGGCCGAACACGGCTACGCCGACGGCTCGATCCGCCTCTCGATCATCGTCGAGACCGGCCGCGCTCGATCGGACCTCCGCGAAATCTCGAAATTCGGCGAGAACTCACGGCTCACCGCGCTCGTCTTCGGCCCCGTCGACTACGCCGCGGAACTCGGCGCGCGCGACCTCGGCGACGGTCGCCCCCGCTGGGACGCCCTCCTCGAAGAACTCTCGAACGAGGCCAGCGCCGCCGACCTGCTCGCGATCGGCGGTCCGTTCGACGACCTGTTCAAAGAGCGCGCCGGCCTGACCTACTACAACGCCGACGCCTACGCGGATCAGGTCGAACACGAGGCTCACCTCGGACTCGACGGCTCCTGGTCGCTGTACCCCAAGCAGACGATCCAGGCTAACACGATCCACATGCCGAGCCACGAGGAACTCGAACGTGACGTGGGCAAGATCGAACGGTTCAACGAGGCCAAGGCGGAGGGTACCGGCGCGGTCACCCTCGACGGCCAGATGGTCGACGAGGCCACGTTCAAGGTCTTCCGCAACACGGTCCAGCAGGTCCGCGCGATCGACGAGACTCGACCCGAACAGACCGAAGACTACTACGACGAGGACTTGCTCGATCGCACTCGCGATCTCGAACTGTCCTATACGTGA
- the psmB gene encoding archaeal proteasome endopeptidase complex subunit beta — protein MRTPRHDSDFSRTVDQLADDPNPYEPEVGSMPRNDLTRADLDNVNKTGTTTIGISTADGVVIATDMRASLGGRFVSNKNVQKVEQIHPTGALTMVGSVGGAQSFISSLRAEVNLYESRRGEDMSMDALATLAGNFARGGPFFAIHPILGGVDAEGSHVYSIDPAGGVMEDDYTVTGSGMQLAYGHLEQAYEEDMSNDEATTVAARGIKSAAERDTGSGNGVFLCEITDEGVDIHGHHDFDEVI, from the coding sequence ATGCGTACACCTAGACACGACTCGGACTTCTCCCGGACGGTCGACCAGTTGGCCGACGATCCGAACCCGTACGAGCCCGAAGTTGGCTCGATGCCGCGGAACGACCTCACGCGTGCCGATCTCGACAACGTCAACAAGACCGGTACGACGACGATCGGCATCTCGACCGCCGATGGCGTCGTCATCGCGACGGACATGCGCGCCAGCCTCGGCGGCCGGTTCGTCTCGAACAAGAACGTCCAGAAGGTCGAACAGATCCACCCGACCGGCGCACTGACGATGGTCGGTAGCGTCGGCGGTGCGCAGTCGTTCATCTCCAGTCTCCGCGCCGAGGTCAACCTCTACGAGTCCCGACGCGGGGAGGACATGAGCATGGACGCGCTCGCGACGCTCGCCGGGAACTTCGCCCGCGGCGGTCCGTTCTTCGCCATCCACCCGATCCTCGGCGGCGTCGACGCGGAGGGCAGTCACGTCTACAGTATCGACCCCGCCGGCGGCGTCATGGAAGACGACTACACCGTCACCGGGTCGGGGATGCAACTCGCCTACGGTCACCTCGAACAGGCCTACGAAGAGGACATGTCCAACGACGAGGCGACGACCGTCGCCGCCCGCGGCATCAAGTCCGCCGCCGAACGCGACACCGGCTCCGGGAACGGCGTCTTCCTCTGTGAGATCACCGACGAGGGCGTCGACATCCACGGCCACCACGACTTCGACGAAGTCATCTAA
- a CDS encoding CBS domain-containing protein, translating into MELPTPADLRQRRTELGLTQSELADKADVSQPLIARIEGGDVDPRLSTLRRIVNALEKAESDVIRADDLMNEAVVSVSPADPVSEAAQKMEAEAYSQLAVIQDGIPVGSISQSDLVHLDSEARDESVEEHMSESFPTVSKDATLDEISNLLEHYKAVMITEAGETVGIITEADIAARLS; encoded by the coding sequence ATGGAACTTCCCACGCCCGCGGACCTCCGCCAGCGCCGGACCGAACTCGGACTGACCCAGAGCGAACTCGCCGACAAGGCCGACGTCTCACAGCCGTTGATCGCCCGGATCGAGGGCGGTGACGTGGATCCACGGCTCTCGACGCTCCGGCGGATCGTCAACGCCCTGGAAAAGGCAGAGAGCGACGTCATCCGCGCCGACGACCTGATGAACGAGGCCGTCGTGAGCGTCTCGCCGGCCGATCCGGTCAGCGAGGCCGCCCAGAAGATGGAAGCGGAGGCTTACTCCCAGTTGGCGGTCATCCAGGACGGGATCCCCGTCGGCTCGATCAGCCAGAGCGACCTCGTTCACCTCGACTCCGAGGCGCGAGACGAATCCGTCGAGGAACACATGAGCGAGAGCTTCCCCACGGTCTCGAAGGACGCGACGCTCGACGAGATCAGCAACCTGCTCGAACACTACAAGGCCGTCATGATCACCGAAGCGGGCGAGACCGTCGGGATTATCACCGAAGCCGACATCGCAGCGCGACTCTCGTAG
- a CDS encoding DUF555 domain-containing protein, whose protein sequence is MGNYLVAMEAAWLVRDVEEIDDAIGVAVSEAGKRLNSEDMDYVEVEVGATGCPACGEPFDSAFIAADTALVGLGLEMEVFNADSEEHASRIAKSEVGGALRDVPLSVVEVVEAPDDE, encoded by the coding sequence ATGGGCAACTATCTCGTCGCGATGGAAGCTGCGTGGCTGGTCCGTGACGTCGAGGAGATCGACGACGCGATCGGCGTCGCCGTCAGCGAGGCCGGCAAACGGCTCAACAGTGAAGACATGGACTACGTGGAGGTCGAAGTCGGTGCGACGGGCTGTCCCGCCTGTGGCGAACCCTTCGACTCCGCCTTTATCGCCGCCGACACCGCGCTCGTCGGACTGGGGCTGGAGATGGAGGTGTTCAACGCCGACAGCGAGGAACACGCCTCCCGGATCGCCAAGAGCGAGGTCGGCGGCGCGCTGCGGGACGTCCCGCTGTCGGTCGTCGAGGTCGTCGAGGCTCCCGACGACGAGTAA
- a CDS encoding translation initiation factor eIF-2B produces the protein MIDETVEEIQDMQTHSSSVVAINATRALEELVDREFATVEEFERALERNGSVLRRANPSHAALQNAVRAVVDEVTAAEADTVEEAKRLTSESIDAVVSKVESGKRRAAENAVPHLEDGATLLTHDYSSTVLEALEQAVDAGKTFDVYITEARPRYIGRKTARSLADLEGVDPTLITDSANGLYLAKCDRVVVGMDCIVDDTLYNRVGTFPIAATAAQLDVPVTVLGAASKLVSEGFVFENEFRSGSEVMPEPADGFAVENPAYDATPVSLLESVITDEGRQEF, from the coding sequence ATGATCGACGAGACGGTCGAGGAGATCCAGGACATGCAGACCCACAGCTCCTCGGTAGTTGCGATCAACGCGACGCGCGCCCTCGAGGAACTGGTCGACCGCGAGTTCGCCACCGTCGAGGAGTTCGAGCGGGCGCTCGAGCGCAACGGCTCCGTACTCCGGCGAGCCAACCCCTCCCACGCGGCGTTGCAGAACGCCGTCCGGGCGGTCGTCGACGAGGTCACCGCGGCAGAGGCCGACACCGTCGAGGAGGCCAAGCGACTCACCAGCGAGTCGATCGATGCCGTGGTTTCGAAAGTCGAGTCGGGCAAGCGCCGGGCAGCCGAGAACGCCGTCCCCCATCTCGAGGACGGAGCGACGCTACTGACCCACGACTACTCCTCGACGGTGCTCGAGGCGCTCGAACAGGCGGTCGACGCAGGGAAGACCTTCGACGTCTACATCACGGAGGCCCGACCGCGGTACATCGGGCGCAAGACCGCCCGATCGCTCGCCGACCTCGAGGGCGTCGACCCGACGCTGATCACCGACAGCGCGAACGGGCTCTACCTCGCGAAGTGTGACCGGGTCGTCGTCGGGATGGACTGTATCGTCGACGACACCCTGTACAACCGCGTCGGAACGTTCCCCATCGCGGCGACCGCGGCCCAGCTAGACGTCCCCGTCACCGTCCTCGGCGCGGCGTCGAAACTCGTCAGCGAGGGGTTCGTCTTCGAGAACGAGTTCCGATCGGGCAGCGAGGTCATGCCGGAGCCAGCGGACGGGTTCGCGGTCGAGAATCCCGCCTACGACGCCACGCCGGTCTCGCTACTCGAGAGCGTCATCACGGACGAGGGACGACAGGAGTTCTGA
- a CDS encoding DUF5783 family protein: MTEFDPETFEEKYVHYFEELEEAYSNAYDQLHGRYDSEVLRAIDRRVLSESEPYYEGDGEFRVELPDDPADRVPAIADHDQFDVVLDEFVDRIERELQRIFGFER, from the coding sequence ATGACCGAGTTCGATCCCGAGACGTTCGAGGAGAAGTACGTCCATTACTTCGAGGAACTCGAAGAAGCCTACTCGAACGCCTACGACCAGCTACACGGCAGGTACGACTCGGAGGTGCTCCGCGCGATCGATCGACGGGTGTTGAGCGAGAGCGAACCCTATTACGAGGGAGACGGCGAGTTCCGGGTCGAACTCCCCGACGACCCCGCCGATCGCGTCCCGGCGATCGCCGATCACGATCAGTTCGACGTCGTTCTGGACGAGTTCGTCGATCGGATCGAACGCGAGTTGCAACGGATCTTCGGGTTCGAACGGTAA
- a CDS encoding Mrp/NBP35 family ATP-binding protein gives MDEAAVRDRLRSVEDPELGDDIVSLGLVNDVTVDGDRVDVDLALGAPYSPTETNLAGEVREVLAEEGLEVDLSASIPDRDDLASEEQVLPNVKNVIAVASGKGGVGKSTVSVNLAAGLSQLGARVGLFDADVYGPNVPRMVDADEPPMATEDETLVPPEKYGVKLMSMAFLTGEDDPVIWRGPMVHKVITQLTEDVEWGHLDYLVVDLPPGTGDTQLTMLQTMPVTGAVIVTTPQDVALDDARKGLEMFAKHDTVVLGIAENMSTFVCPDCGGEHDIFGSGGGEAFADEHELPFLGSIPLDPVVREGGDGGKPTVLDDETATGDAFRTITENVANNTGIVHRRGISQTRRSEAASPDR, from the coding sequence ATGGACGAAGCCGCCGTTCGCGACCGCCTCCGCTCGGTCGAGGATCCGGAACTCGGCGACGACATCGTTTCGCTCGGGCTGGTCAACGACGTTACCGTCGACGGCGACCGGGTCGACGTCGACCTCGCGCTCGGGGCACCCTACTCGCCCACGGAGACGAATCTCGCCGGCGAGGTCCGCGAAGTGCTCGCCGAAGAGGGCCTCGAGGTCGACCTCTCCGCGAGCATCCCCGATCGGGACGACCTCGCAAGCGAGGAACAGGTACTGCCGAACGTCAAGAACGTGATCGCCGTCGCCTCCGGGAAAGGGGGCGTCGGCAAGTCGACCGTCTCGGTGAACCTCGCGGCGGGCCTCTCGCAACTGGGCGCGCGCGTCGGGCTCTTCGACGCGGACGTCTACGGACCGAACGTCCCGCGGATGGTCGACGCCGACGAACCGCCGATGGCGACCGAGGACGAGACGCTCGTCCCGCCCGAGAAGTACGGCGTGAAGCTGATGAGCATGGCCTTCCTCACCGGCGAGGACGACCCGGTCATCTGGCGCGGCCCGATGGTCCACAAGGTCATCACGCAACTCACCGAGGACGTCGAGTGGGGCCACCTCGACTACCTCGTCGTCGACCTCCCGCCGGGAACCGGCGACACACAGCTGACGATGCTCCAGACGATGCCCGTCACCGGCGCGGTGATCGTCACGACGCCACAGGACGTCGCGCTCGACGACGCCCGGAAGGGGCTGGAGATGTTCGCCAAACACGATACCGTCGTGCTCGGCATCGCCGAGAACATGTCGACGTTCGTCTGCCCCGACTGCGGCGGCGAGCACGACATCTTCGGCTCCGGCGGCGGGGAGGCGTTCGCCGACGAGCACGAGTTGCCGTTCCTCGGCTCGATCCCGCTCGATCCGGTCGTTCGCGAGGGCGGCGACGGCGGGAAACCGACCGTCCTCGACGACGAGACCGCAACGGGTGACGCGTTCCGGACGATCACCGAGAACGTCGCCAACAACACCGGGATCGTCCACCGGCGTGGCATCTCCCAGACCAGGCGCAGCGAAGCCGCCTCCCCCGATCGATGA
- a CDS encoding uracil-DNA glycosylase, translating into MDANQQTRTNPYGMDEACRNCPALCETRTQVVHGYGDVGADFLFVGERPTARADAVGVPFLRDAGEADGDGDRPGGTTLRRMLERLGLCDATSPADRPAVENVYLTNCTRCRDPDRRPTDEEIANCEPYLNAEIRMINPEILVPVGDRALEEIGTEYTTTPADDLSLPDVHATTVRGRGFELVPMVEPHEQTDAQTQAWLEHFVDLMAADYRQTKGRRER; encoded by the coding sequence GTGGACGCGAACCAGCAGACTCGGACGAACCCGTACGGGATGGACGAGGCGTGCCGAAACTGTCCGGCGCTCTGTGAGACGCGCACGCAGGTCGTCCACGGCTACGGCGACGTCGGCGCGGACTTCCTGTTCGTCGGCGAGCGCCCCACGGCCCGCGCGGACGCGGTCGGCGTTCCCTTCCTTCGAGACGCCGGGGAGGCAGACGGCGACGGGGACCGACCCGGCGGAACGACCCTCCGCCGGATGCTCGAACGACTCGGGCTCTGTGACGCCACCTCGCCCGCCGATCGGCCCGCCGTCGAGAACGTCTACCTGACGAACTGCACCCGCTGTCGCGATCCCGATCGGCGACCGACCGACGAAGAAATCGCGAACTGCGAGCCGTACCTCAACGCCGAGATCCGCATGATCAACCCGGAGATCCTGGTCCCGGTCGGCGACCGCGCCCTCGAAGAGATCGGCACCGAGTACACGACGACGCCGGCCGACGACCTCTCCCTGCCGGACGTCCACGCGACGACGGTCCGCGGTCGCGGGTTCGAACTCGTCCCGATGGTCGAACCGCACGAACAGACCGACGCGCAGACCCAGGCGTGGCTCGAGCACTTCGTCGACCTGATGGCCGCGGACTACCGCCAGACGAAGGGGCGACGGGAGCGATAA
- a CDS encoding helix-hairpin-helix domain-containing protein: protein MTNATTPIETTFEMQRQSIKQSQQLFEQSLQFQENIAETFLQNGFAAQRSAQRQGTELARKVFDAHLEAVESALDEDAHDVRSTVDKQFEDGAKQTQQLMNEGFEQSVELFQHLLHAQFDALESALDGDGFDVRSAVDQQFDEFERTHEETWDEFEIGMHEAVDELTEQQKELLAESTESLLEAQQETEQQTVEGVRQAEEAAETVQQQTEEMVQTTQQGAETVTETTQESAQDLVGEAAEATEDVTAETADAIETAAEGGTEAVEENLQSIAGVGQVYADRLAEAGIETINDLADAQASIVAEAAEISEANATQWIDAAQSQE from the coding sequence ATGACCAACGCAACTACACCGATCGAAACGACGTTCGAAATGCAGCGCCAGTCGATCAAACAGAGCCAGCAACTCTTCGAGCAGAGCCTCCAGTTCCAGGAGAACATCGCCGAAACGTTCCTCCAGAACGGGTTCGCGGCCCAGCGAAGCGCACAGCGCCAGGGGACCGAACTCGCCCGAAAGGTCTTCGACGCGCACCTCGAGGCGGTCGAGTCGGCCCTCGACGAAGATGCGCACGACGTCCGGTCGACCGTCGACAAACAGTTCGAGGACGGGGCGAAGCAAACCCAGCAACTGATGAACGAGGGGTTCGAGCAGTCCGTCGAACTGTTCCAGCACCTGCTGCACGCACAGTTCGACGCCCTCGAGTCGGCGCTCGACGGAGACGGATTCGACGTCCGATCGGCCGTCGACCAACAGTTCGACGAGTTCGAACGGACCCACGAAGAGACCTGGGACGAGTTCGAGATCGGGATGCACGAAGCGGTCGACGAACTCACCGAACAGCAGAAAGAACTGCTCGCGGAGTCCACCGAGTCGCTCCTCGAAGCGCAACAGGAGACCGAACAGCAGACCGTCGAAGGCGTCCGGCAGGCCGAGGAGGCCGCCGAAACCGTCCAGCAGCAAACCGAAGAGATGGTCCAGACGACCCAGCAGGGGGCCGAGACGGTCACCGAAACGACCCAGGAAAGCGCCCAGGACCTCGTCGGCGAAGCGGCCGAGGCGACCGAAGACGTCACAGCCGAGACCGCTGACGCCATCGAAACCGCAGCCGAAGGCGGGACCGAAGCCGTCGAAGAGAACCTGCAGTCGATCGCAGGCGTCGGTCAGGTCTACGCGGATCGTCTCGCCGAGGCGGGCATCGAGACGATCAACGACCTCGCCGACGCGCAGGCGAGCATCGTCGCCGAGGCTGCGGAAATCTCGGAAGCGAACGCCACCCAGTGGATCGACGCGGCGCAGTCCCAGGAGTAA
- a CDS encoding ThuA domain-containing protein, with product MVAVTIWNEFRHEREDDDAAAVYPDGIHETIADALGERGHDVRTATLDDPEHGLTEDVLSDTDVLCWWGHTAHDEVRDEIVDRVHERVLEGMGLLVLHSGHYAKIFKRLMGTSCSLQWREDGGTERLWVVDPGHPIADGVDESIELPQTEMYGEPFDVPEPDRLVFTSWFEGGEVFRSGCCYRRGKGRIFYFRPGHETYPIYDDEAIQQVLDNAVEWASPVEGAPRSFGERE from the coding sequence ATGGTCGCAGTCACGATCTGGAACGAGTTCCGACACGAACGCGAGGACGACGACGCCGCAGCCGTCTACCCCGACGGGATTCACGAGACGATCGCCGACGCACTCGGCGAACGGGGCCACGATGTTCGGACGGCGACGCTCGACGACCCGGAGCACGGACTCACCGAGGACGTGCTCTCCGACACCGACGTTCTCTGCTGGTGGGGTCACACGGCCCACGACGAGGTCCGCGACGAGATCGTCGATCGGGTCCACGAGCGGGTTCTCGAGGGAATGGGACTGCTCGTGCTCCACTCGGGCCACTACGCGAAGATTTTCAAGCGTCTCATGGGCACCTCCTGTAGCCTCCAGTGGCGCGAGGACGGCGGTACGGAACGGCTGTGGGTCGTCGATCCGGGCCACCCGATCGCCGACGGCGTAGACGAATCGATCGAACTCCCGCAAACGGAGATGTACGGCGAGCCGTTCGACGTCCCCGAGCCCGATCGGCTGGTCTTTACGAGCTGGTTCGAGGGCGGCGAGGTGTTCCGCAGCGGCTGCTGCTACCGGCGCGGAAAGGGCCGGATCTTCTACTTCCGACCGGGCCACGAGACCTACCCGATCTACGACGACGAGGCGATCCAGCAGGTGCTCGACAACGCCGTCGAGTGGGCGAGTCCCGTCGAAGGCGCGCCGCGATCGTTCGGCGAACGGGAGTGA
- a CDS encoding Gfo/Idh/MocA family protein has translation MIGAGIGVGVVGLGGMGHLHARSVTDLGADVVAGADLVGEQRDRFGDEFGAKTYETHEKLVVDDAVDAVIVTTPNRFHEPIAVDALEAGRHVLVEKPLAHNLESAERIAATAARTDAVCMVGFHNRHAASMAMFEEQDARGRFGDLTHVEANYVRRRGVPGPGSWFTDPDLSGGGALLDIGVHALDLALYTLDFPEITEVSGVTRTTFGTREDYADPDGFGDNWNAEAETYEVDDSVSAFIRTADGQTISLEAAWATNREESMDFRIRGTEGGAQFDIGDTDVRIFETGTAGCDHYADVSLSGDPSLTGYTEQDKQFLRAVAAGVAPETNTIEEALTVQRVIDAIYRSSETGRSVSFSELRQEDRTRVRQ, from the coding sequence ATGATCGGTGCGGGCATCGGTGTCGGTGTCGTCGGACTCGGCGGGATGGGACACCTCCACGCACGGAGCGTTACGGACCTCGGCGCGGACGTCGTCGCCGGTGCCGACCTCGTCGGCGAACAGCGCGATCGGTTCGGCGACGAGTTCGGCGCGAAAACCTACGAGACCCACGAGAAACTCGTGGTCGACGACGCCGTCGACGCGGTCATCGTCACCACGCCGAACCGGTTTCACGAACCGATCGCCGTCGACGCGCTCGAGGCGGGCCGTCACGTGCTCGTCGAGAAGCCACTCGCGCACAACTTAGAGAGTGCAGAGCGGATCGCAGCGACGGCGGCGCGGACCGACGCCGTCTGCATGGTCGGATTCCACAACCGTCACGCCGCGTCGATGGCGATGTTCGAGGAACAGGACGCGCGCGGACGATTCGGCGACCTCACCCACGTCGAGGCGAACTACGTTCGACGGCGTGGAGTTCCAGGCCCGGGATCGTGGTTCACGGATCCCGACCTGTCCGGCGGCGGTGCGCTGCTGGACATCGGCGTCCACGCGCTCGACCTCGCACTCTACACGCTCGACTTTCCCGAGATCACCGAGGTCTCCGGCGTCACCCGGACGACCTTCGGCACCCGCGAGGACTACGCCGATCCCGACGGTTTCGGCGACAACTGGAACGCCGAAGCGGAGACCTACGAGGTCGACGACTCCGTCAGCGCCTTTATCCGTACGGCGGACGGGCAGACCATCTCGCTCGAGGCCGCGTGGGCGACCAACCGCGAGGAGAGCATGGACTTCCGGATCCGCGGCACCGAGGGCGGTGCGCAGTTCGACATCGGCGACACGGACGTGCGAATATTCGAGACCGGGACCGCCGGCTGTGACCACTACGCCGACGTCTCGCTCAGCGGTGACCCCTCTCTGACCGGGTACACCGAGCAGGACAAGCAGTTCCTCCGGGCCGTCGCCGCAGGTGTGGCCCCCGAGACCAACACGATCGAAGAAGCCCTCACCGTTCAGCGCGTGATCGACGCGATCTACCGATCGAGCGAAACCGGTCGATCGGTCTCGTTCTCGGAACTGCGCCAGGAAGACCGAACTCGAGTCAGACAGTAA